One Prunus dulcis chromosome 8, ALMONDv2, whole genome shotgun sequence DNA window includes the following coding sequences:
- the LOC117637494 gene encoding ACT domain-containing protein ACR3 isoform X2 — MARVCWPYFDPEYENLSTRINPPRVSIDNSSCSDCTLVKVDSVNKPGILLEVVQILTDLDLIITKAYISSDGGWFMDVFHVTDQQGKKLADSKTIDYIEKALGPKGHITDVLKAWPGKRVGVHSVGDHTAIELIGRDRPGLLSEISAVLANLHFNVVAAEVWTHNRRIACVVYVNDNSTCQPVDDPNRLSTMEEQLKNILRGCEDDEKVGRTSFSMGFTHVDRRLHQMLFADRDYEGGGLANEVDDYPPCFQPKITIERCEEKGYSVVSVRCKDRAKLMFDIVCTLTDMQYVVFHATISSDGPYASQEYFIRHMDGCTLDTEGEKERVIKCIDAAIRRRVSEDLRLELCAKDRVGLLSDVTRILRENGLSVTRAGVTTIGEQAMNVFYVRDSSGNPVDIKTIEALRKEIGHTTMFNVKKVPTSSKAPETKGWGKTSFFFGNLLERFLA; from the exons ATGGCTAGAGTTTGCTGGCCATACTTTGATCCTGAGTATGAGAACCTGAGCACAAGAATCAATCCCCCAAG GGTATCCATAGACAACTCTAGCTGCAGTGACTGTACTCTAGTCAAG GTCGATAGTGTCAACAAACCCGGAATTCTGCTTGAAGTCGTGCAAATCTTGACAGACCTTGACCTCATAATCACCAAAGCCTACATCTCCTCTGATGGCGGATGGTTCATGGACG TATTTCATGTCACGGAtcaacaaggaaaaaaacttGCAGACAGCAAAACCATTGACTACATAGAGAAG GCTTTAGGACCAAAGGGCCATATCACAGATGTACTGAAGGCCTGGCCAGGAAAACGGGTTGGAGTGCACTCTGTTGGTGATCACACAGCCATTGAGCTCATTGGCAGAGACCGGCCAGGCCTCTTATCCGAGATCTCTGCTGTCCTTGCCAATCTTCACTTTAATGTAGTTGCTGCTGAAGTATGGACACACAATAGAAGAATAGCCTGCGTTGTGTATGTCAACGATAATTCTACATGCCAACCTGTGGATGATCCAAACAGATTATCTACTATGGAAGAGCAACTCAAGAACATCCTGCGTGGGTGTGAGGATGATGAGAAAGTTGGTCGTACAAGCTTCTCTATGGGGTTCACCCATGTTGATAGGCGGCTACACCAGATGTTGTTTGCTGATAGGGATTATGAGGGTGGTGGACTAGCAAATGAAGTTGATGACTATCCTCCCTGCTTCCAACCGAAGATCACGATTGAGCGTTGTGAAGAAAAAGGATACTCAGTGGTCAGCGTCCGGTGCAAAGACCGCGCAAAGCTCATGTTTGATATTGTATGCACACTCACAGATATGCAATATGTTGTTTTCCATGCCACCATTTCATCTGATGGACCGTACGCATCACAG GAGTATTTTATTCGTCACATGGATGGTTGCACCCTTGATACTGAAGGAGAGAAGGAAAGGGTCATCAAATGTATTGACGCTGCAATTCGGAGACGAGTAAGCGAG GATCTAAGGCTAGAGCTATGTGCAAAGGATAGAGTAGGCTTGCTATCTGACGTTACAAGGATCCTGAGGGAGAATGGGTTGTCAGTAACAAGAGCAGGCGTCACAACTATTGGGGAGCAAGCAATGAATGTCTTTTATGTTAGAGATTCTTCAGGCAATCCAGTGGACATAAAGACGATCGAAGCACTTCGTAAAGAAATCGGGCACACAACGATGTTCAATGTGAAGAAAGTACCAACAAGTTCTAAGGCACCTGAGACGAAGGGATGGGGCaagacaagcttcttctttgGGAACTTGTTAGAGAGGTTCCTGGCTTGA
- the LOC117637494 gene encoding ACT domain-containing protein ACR3 isoform X1, translating to MARVCWPYFDPEYENLSTRINPPRVSIDNSSCSDCTLVKVDSVNKPGILLEVVQILTDLDLIITKAYISSDGGWFMDVFHVTDQQGKKLADSKTIDYIEKALGPKGHITDVLKAWPGKRVGVHSVGDHTAIELIGRDRPGLLSEISAVLANLHFNVVAAEVWTHNRRIACVVYVNDNSTCQPVDDPNRLSTMEEQLKNILRGCEDDEKVGRTSFSMGFTHVDRRLHQMLFADRDYEGGGLANEVDDYPPCFQPKITIERCEEKGYSVVSVRCKDRAKLMFDIVCTLTDMQYVVFHATISSDGPYASQEYFIRHMDGCTLDTEGEKERVIKCIDAAIRRRVSEVSNYHEIQDLRLELCAKDRVGLLSDVTRILRENGLSVTRAGVTTIGEQAMNVFYVRDSSGNPVDIKTIEALRKEIGHTTMFNVKKVPTSSKAPETKGWGKTSFFFGNLLERFLA from the exons ATGGCTAGAGTTTGCTGGCCATACTTTGATCCTGAGTATGAGAACCTGAGCACAAGAATCAATCCCCCAAG GGTATCCATAGACAACTCTAGCTGCAGTGACTGTACTCTAGTCAAG GTCGATAGTGTCAACAAACCCGGAATTCTGCTTGAAGTCGTGCAAATCTTGACAGACCTTGACCTCATAATCACCAAAGCCTACATCTCCTCTGATGGCGGATGGTTCATGGACG TATTTCATGTCACGGAtcaacaaggaaaaaaacttGCAGACAGCAAAACCATTGACTACATAGAGAAG GCTTTAGGACCAAAGGGCCATATCACAGATGTACTGAAGGCCTGGCCAGGAAAACGGGTTGGAGTGCACTCTGTTGGTGATCACACAGCCATTGAGCTCATTGGCAGAGACCGGCCAGGCCTCTTATCCGAGATCTCTGCTGTCCTTGCCAATCTTCACTTTAATGTAGTTGCTGCTGAAGTATGGACACACAATAGAAGAATAGCCTGCGTTGTGTATGTCAACGATAATTCTACATGCCAACCTGTGGATGATCCAAACAGATTATCTACTATGGAAGAGCAACTCAAGAACATCCTGCGTGGGTGTGAGGATGATGAGAAAGTTGGTCGTACAAGCTTCTCTATGGGGTTCACCCATGTTGATAGGCGGCTACACCAGATGTTGTTTGCTGATAGGGATTATGAGGGTGGTGGACTAGCAAATGAAGTTGATGACTATCCTCCCTGCTTCCAACCGAAGATCACGATTGAGCGTTGTGAAGAAAAAGGATACTCAGTGGTCAGCGTCCGGTGCAAAGACCGCGCAAAGCTCATGTTTGATATTGTATGCACACTCACAGATATGCAATATGTTGTTTTCCATGCCACCATTTCATCTGATGGACCGTACGCATCACAG GAGTATTTTATTCGTCACATGGATGGTTGCACCCTTGATACTGAAGGAGAGAAGGAAAGGGTCATCAAATGTATTGACGCTGCAATTCGGAGACGAGTAAGCGAG GTATCAAATTACCATGAAATTCAGGATCTAAGGCTAGAGCTATGTGCAAAGGATAGAGTAGGCTTGCTATCTGACGTTACAAGGATCCTGAGGGAGAATGGGTTGTCAGTAACAAGAGCAGGCGTCACAACTATTGGGGAGCAAGCAATGAATGTCTTTTATGTTAGAGATTCTTCAGGCAATCCAGTGGACATAAAGACGATCGAAGCACTTCGTAAAGAAATCGGGCACACAACGATGTTCAATGTGAAGAAAGTACCAACAAGTTCTAAGGCACCTGAGACGAAGGGATGGGGCaagacaagcttcttctttgGGAACTTGTTAGAGAGGTTCCTGGCTTGA
- the LOC117637380 gene encoding F-box protein SKP2A-like isoform X1 has product MVYCHVAPYTSSILCPDASPLFLLYLLKVLSLSLSVFLFLCFTKSSNRGQNKTSPHTLLIKNLIQLVTETRSFSFILFKAVDFGLRLDSEMVGKENFKTEDLNLCFEKLMMFGAGSAGAIALGGGKVKMEGRAITDWKDIPMELLLQILGLVDDQTVIMASGVCRGWRDAVCLGLTCLSLSWCTKNMNNLVLSLAPKFTRLQTLILRQDKPQLEDNAVESIANFCHDLQVLDLSKSFKLSDRSLYALAHGCPNLTKLNISGCTAFSDSALEYLASFCQKMKVLNLCGCVRTASDRALQAIGRYCSQLQCLNLGWCEDVSDVGVMSLAYGCPDLRTVDLCGCLQITDDSVIALANKCPHLRSLGLYYCQNITDRAMYSLAQSLVRNKPAAVWESRKPKNDEEGLKTLNISQCTALTPSAVQAVCDSFPALHTCSGRHSLIMSGCLNLTSVHCACAVQAHRTASAFPHSAH; this is encoded by the exons ATGGTGTATTGCCACGTGGCACCATACACGTCTTCAATTCTCTGCCCAGACGCTTCTCCTCTCTTCCTTTTATACTTATTAAaagttctctctctttctctctctgtttttctgtttctctGCTTCACGAAATCATCAAACCGaggccaaaacaaaacaagccCACATACTCTTTTGATCAAGAACCTTATTCAG cTGGTGACAGAAACGAGgagcttttcttttatattgtTTAAGGCGGTGGATTTTGGGCTGAGATTAGATTCTGAAATGgtaggaaaagaaaacttcAAGACTGAAGACTTGAACTTGTGCTTTGAGAAACTCATGATGTTTGGTGCTGGTAGTGCTGGTGCTATTGCGCTTGGTGGTGGAAAAGTGAAAATGGAAGGAAGGGCTATTACTGATTGGAAGGATATTCCCATGGAGCTCCTGTTGCAAATCCTTGGACTTGTCGATGATCAGACGGTGATCATGGCTTCTGGAGTCTGTCGTGGCTGGAGAGATGCTGTTTGCTTGGGCCTTACCTGTCTCTCCCTCTCATG GTGCACCAAGAACATGAACAACTTGGTCCTATCTCTTGCTCCTAAGTTTACAAGATTGCAGACTCTAATTCTACGTCAAGATAAACCCCAACTTGAGGATAATGCTGTTGAGAGCATTGCAAACTTCTGTCATGATCTGCAGGTCCTGGACCTCAGCAAAAGCTTCAAGCTCAGTGACCGCTCCCTGTATGCCTTAGCTCATGGGTGCCCTAATCTTACAAAACTCAACATTAGCGGGTGTACAGCCTTCAGTGACAGTGCTCTTGAGTATCTGGCTAGCTTTTgccaaaaaatgaaagttcTGAATCTTTGTGGATGTGTCAGAACTGCATCAGACAGGGCATTGCAG GCTATTGGTCGTTATTGCAGTCAGTTGCAGTGTCTGAATCTTGGTTGGTGTGAGGATGTAAGTGATGTTGGAGTTATGAGCTTGGCATATGGATGCCCTGATCTCAGAACCGTTGATTTGTGTGGCTGTCTCCAAATAACAG ATGACAGTGTGATTGCTTTGGCAAACAAGTGCCCTCATCTGAGATCCCTTGGCCTTTATTACTGTCAGAACATTACAGACAGAGCAATGTATTCATTGGCCCAGAGTTTAGTGAGGAACAAGCCTGCAGCAGTGTGGGAATCTAGGAAACCCAAGAATGATGAGGAAGGGCTCAAGACTCTCAACATCAGCCAATGCACAGCACTCACCCCTTCTGCTGTTCAGGCGGTGTGCGACTCATTTCCCGCACTTCATACCTGCTCTGGAAGGCATTCCCTCATTATGAGCGGCTGTTTGAACTTGACTTCCGTGCATTGTGCCTGTGCTGTCCAAGCACACCGCACGGCTAGCGCCTTTCCTCATTCGGCTCATTGA
- the LOC117637380 gene encoding F-box protein SKP2A-like isoform X2: protein MVGKENFKTEDLNLCFEKLMMFGAGSAGAIALGGGKVKMEGRAITDWKDIPMELLLQILGLVDDQTVIMASGVCRGWRDAVCLGLTCLSLSWCTKNMNNLVLSLAPKFTRLQTLILRQDKPQLEDNAVESIANFCHDLQVLDLSKSFKLSDRSLYALAHGCPNLTKLNISGCTAFSDSALEYLASFCQKMKVLNLCGCVRTASDRALQAIGRYCSQLQCLNLGWCEDVSDVGVMSLAYGCPDLRTVDLCGCLQITDDSVIALANKCPHLRSLGLYYCQNITDRAMYSLAQSLVRNKPAAVWESRKPKNDEEGLKTLNISQCTALTPSAVQAVCDSFPALHTCSGRHSLIMSGCLNLTSVHCACAVQAHRTASAFPHSAH, encoded by the exons ATGgtaggaaaagaaaacttcAAGACTGAAGACTTGAACTTGTGCTTTGAGAAACTCATGATGTTTGGTGCTGGTAGTGCTGGTGCTATTGCGCTTGGTGGTGGAAAAGTGAAAATGGAAGGAAGGGCTATTACTGATTGGAAGGATATTCCCATGGAGCTCCTGTTGCAAATCCTTGGACTTGTCGATGATCAGACGGTGATCATGGCTTCTGGAGTCTGTCGTGGCTGGAGAGATGCTGTTTGCTTGGGCCTTACCTGTCTCTCCCTCTCATG GTGCACCAAGAACATGAACAACTTGGTCCTATCTCTTGCTCCTAAGTTTACAAGATTGCAGACTCTAATTCTACGTCAAGATAAACCCCAACTTGAGGATAATGCTGTTGAGAGCATTGCAAACTTCTGTCATGATCTGCAGGTCCTGGACCTCAGCAAAAGCTTCAAGCTCAGTGACCGCTCCCTGTATGCCTTAGCTCATGGGTGCCCTAATCTTACAAAACTCAACATTAGCGGGTGTACAGCCTTCAGTGACAGTGCTCTTGAGTATCTGGCTAGCTTTTgccaaaaaatgaaagttcTGAATCTTTGTGGATGTGTCAGAACTGCATCAGACAGGGCATTGCAG GCTATTGGTCGTTATTGCAGTCAGTTGCAGTGTCTGAATCTTGGTTGGTGTGAGGATGTAAGTGATGTTGGAGTTATGAGCTTGGCATATGGATGCCCTGATCTCAGAACCGTTGATTTGTGTGGCTGTCTCCAAATAACAG ATGACAGTGTGATTGCTTTGGCAAACAAGTGCCCTCATCTGAGATCCCTTGGCCTTTATTACTGTCAGAACATTACAGACAGAGCAATGTATTCATTGGCCCAGAGTTTAGTGAGGAACAAGCCTGCAGCAGTGTGGGAATCTAGGAAACCCAAGAATGATGAGGAAGGGCTCAAGACTCTCAACATCAGCCAATGCACAGCACTCACCCCTTCTGCTGTTCAGGCGGTGTGCGACTCATTTCCCGCACTTCATACCTGCTCTGGAAGGCATTCCCTCATTATGAGCGGCTGTTTGAACTTGACTTCCGTGCATTGTGCCTGTGCTGTCCAAGCACACCGCACGGCTAGCGCCTTTCCTCATTCGGCTCATTGA
- the LOC117637494 gene encoding ACT domain-containing protein ACR3 isoform X3, with translation MDVFHVTDQQGKKLADSKTIDYIEKALGPKGHITDVLKAWPGKRVGVHSVGDHTAIELIGRDRPGLLSEISAVLANLHFNVVAAEVWTHNRRIACVVYVNDNSTCQPVDDPNRLSTMEEQLKNILRGCEDDEKVGRTSFSMGFTHVDRRLHQMLFADRDYEGGGLANEVDDYPPCFQPKITIERCEEKGYSVVSVRCKDRAKLMFDIVCTLTDMQYVVFHATISSDGPYASQEYFIRHMDGCTLDTEGEKERVIKCIDAAIRRRVSEVSNYHEIQDLRLELCAKDRVGLLSDVTRILRENGLSVTRAGVTTIGEQAMNVFYVRDSSGNPVDIKTIEALRKEIGHTTMFNVKKVPTSSKAPETKGWGKTSFFFGNLLERFLA, from the exons ATGGACG TATTTCATGTCACGGAtcaacaaggaaaaaaacttGCAGACAGCAAAACCATTGACTACATAGAGAAG GCTTTAGGACCAAAGGGCCATATCACAGATGTACTGAAGGCCTGGCCAGGAAAACGGGTTGGAGTGCACTCTGTTGGTGATCACACAGCCATTGAGCTCATTGGCAGAGACCGGCCAGGCCTCTTATCCGAGATCTCTGCTGTCCTTGCCAATCTTCACTTTAATGTAGTTGCTGCTGAAGTATGGACACACAATAGAAGAATAGCCTGCGTTGTGTATGTCAACGATAATTCTACATGCCAACCTGTGGATGATCCAAACAGATTATCTACTATGGAAGAGCAACTCAAGAACATCCTGCGTGGGTGTGAGGATGATGAGAAAGTTGGTCGTACAAGCTTCTCTATGGGGTTCACCCATGTTGATAGGCGGCTACACCAGATGTTGTTTGCTGATAGGGATTATGAGGGTGGTGGACTAGCAAATGAAGTTGATGACTATCCTCCCTGCTTCCAACCGAAGATCACGATTGAGCGTTGTGAAGAAAAAGGATACTCAGTGGTCAGCGTCCGGTGCAAAGACCGCGCAAAGCTCATGTTTGATATTGTATGCACACTCACAGATATGCAATATGTTGTTTTCCATGCCACCATTTCATCTGATGGACCGTACGCATCACAG GAGTATTTTATTCGTCACATGGATGGTTGCACCCTTGATACTGAAGGAGAGAAGGAAAGGGTCATCAAATGTATTGACGCTGCAATTCGGAGACGAGTAAGCGAG GTATCAAATTACCATGAAATTCAGGATCTAAGGCTAGAGCTATGTGCAAAGGATAGAGTAGGCTTGCTATCTGACGTTACAAGGATCCTGAGGGAGAATGGGTTGTCAGTAACAAGAGCAGGCGTCACAACTATTGGGGAGCAAGCAATGAATGTCTTTTATGTTAGAGATTCTTCAGGCAATCCAGTGGACATAAAGACGATCGAAGCACTTCGTAAAGAAATCGGGCACACAACGATGTTCAATGTGAAGAAAGTACCAACAAGTTCTAAGGCACCTGAGACGAAGGGATGGGGCaagacaagcttcttctttgGGAACTTGTTAGAGAGGTTCCTGGCTTGA